A stretch of DNA from Syngnathus acus chromosome 1, fSynAcu1.2, whole genome shotgun sequence:
AAACCGTGTGGAAACTTCCAGAGATTTCCATAACAAGCCAGCACGATCTCCACTGTCGCGAGTCCGGCGACTGAAGTAAGCCACGCCTCCCCATGCGTCACTCCGTGATGCCTTCAATTACAGTCAGAAATATTCCAGTACAGTAAAGCGCTCTCACCTTTTTAGTCTCTCCATAAAGCAACCTATTTTTAAAGTAGCGTGTGCTAGTTCTTATTGCACAGCCAACATTGACCATTATGACTTGAATAAACTATGTAAAAACACATACGCAACACTCTAGACCAGTTGTTCCTTCTCAGTCAAATGTCAAAGCAAAGTGCTGACTTGAACATTTGTTTGTGAGGTGTGGCCCAGATTTTCGCACACTTGTGGAGGAATGTACTGAAGCAGTTACTCAGGTTTTGAAGAGAGAAAATCCGGTCACTTCTTTATTGAGGTGCGGGGAACTAACATTTACAACACTTCATCAGGTTTTCTTCCAACTCCACTCAATAGCATCAGAAAAAACTAattcaataatattttttaaacgttATTACACTTCATTGGAGGACAATTCAGGCACCAatatttctgcaaaaaaaaaaaaaaaatgcatttcccAAAATGCTTGTAAATTATTGTATGTAGTTGTACCAAATTAAAGGTTGCTCTTAATTTGGTCTGTCATAAGTGTGATGTCTTTGTAATGGTTGAGCAAAAGAACAGAGATCAAGGGTTCAAAGAAACATCACAGATGAAAGATTAAATTATATAAGATTGAAGATTGTTTTAAGCAGGCAGACAGTGTGGTGGGTAACTGGTTTGAGTAATTGTTGTGTCGATGTGATGAGAATCAACTTCAGAGCAAAATTACTACTGAAATAGGTCTGTagcaaagcaaaatgttttaataattttttaattttaacaaGACTTCAATAATGTAATACCAAAAAAAGCGTATTTAAAACATACTTTATCAGTTATATGTGTTTTGAAAGTTCATCAACAGAAGATTTATAAAATCACAATTTTGGCATTAATACATGATGTATCGTTGGGCTCACAAGTTTAAATAGCCTGGAAGAATTTGAAAGATGTGTACcattctgtaaaaaaaacaaaaacatgaatgatCAGGCAAAACACAGTAATATAATTTtgatacaatacaatacaatacaatacaatacaatacaatacaatacaaataataCCATACCATACCATACCACACCATACcatacaaaacaataataaagaaagaaaattataAAGAAAATCATAAAGAAAACTTACGAGATGGTTTCATCTGTAGTTTCCCTAGAAATGGGAACATTTCTCTAATTCTGCAAGGGGATGTACATTTTGAGCACACCGTACATTGTTATCGACGATGATGGACCTCCTAATTTACTGAATCCTATTTGCTCGGAAGGAGATACTGTGGGCGGATTCTTCCGACTAACACTCGTTCTGATTGGTTAACACTCGTTCTGATTGGTTAATAAGCATTCTTTAACCCGCCCAATATCCGTTTAGGGTATGGATGTTTTTCTCTGATTGGAGGTTGCCGTGTCAATCATTTGGAATACCAAGGAAAGGACTGACAAGATGAAGCACTACGAGGTGAGTAGTCACCATGAGTCATTCAAGTAACAATGGGGTTTACAGAAATTTTAACACTTTAATGAGTTGCAAATATACTGCATCAATGTATTGTAGCGCATACCATGTCAAATTTACGCTTTGGGTAATGCAAGTGTTGGCACAATACAGCACGCGGCAATTTACACCGCCAGGCTGCAGTGACTGAAGCTTTGTGGCTTATCGTATGCGGACATCAGCGGTTTTATTGTTGAATTGTCTCATTGTCAAGTTAGACGCggtttgaagaaaaatcagGACCGCAATGAAGCATTTGTAAGTTAAAGACATATATGATCAGTATAAACCAATGCATCACCGCCATCTCTGACTGGAATGACTCCTGGCCCTCCTTATCATGTTATTACTCAATAATCCAGTTGCGAAAAGAGTAAAGTTTCAACGGTCTCTCTTGGCCAGTTGTTAATTACGCACGTCTCTGCAAATCAAGATGCAATTTTTCTGATGTTGAGGAAAACGCAACCTAAAACAATCCAAGCACCGGAAGAGGtaaagaaaatgtgtctgaGAGCCCCAAAACCCATCAGACAGGATTAAAACAGAATGACAGAAACCGACCCAACCCTGAGTTGGGATTCTTAACAACAGCACATGAATGTTACAAGTCAAGGGAGCATGTGTAAACATTATACATTCTCTGGATAAATGCAATCCATGCAGAAGCAGCACATTTGATAAGCATATAAATGAATATTGAATATGTTTGATATCTAACTTTGATTGGCACTGTTGGGgtatttattaaaaacatttatttgttattattgtcatcgGCGGCTGTAGTGTAGAAGAGTAGGCTGCTGAATTTTTCTGTAATATTTGGCGCCACAATACAGTATCCAAAATATCAGCATGTCGATGCAAAGCTCGATGCAAACTTATCCCAAAGTTCTAATGGATCGTATCGCCTGTAACGTTATCTGTCTTCATTAAAGCTGCTGTTAAACCATTTTTACCATCAAGTGTGCAATTTGAATGACCTCAACTAGCATAAATGACAGTGTTATGTGATTGTGTCTTTTACTGGAGATAATAGGCTTGTATTCCACCAAGTGGTACAATTGGTTTTGATTGTAAACCCTCATCTGGTTTGTTATTCACCCAGGGCTGTGTCGGCGCTTGGTGCGTGACTTTTGCACTAAAATGGGAGTTGACGTTGATTAGTCACTGCTGATGTAGttttaacaacaacaaaaaaatcacagcagAAGGGAATGCTTTGCAATAATATTTACTCACAACGGACGGCTCATACACTTCAATTACAAATAACATACCATACGTGTTAGAACACAAGAGCATTGGCACAGGTTGTGGGAATGCTCACCCACTGTGACGTGAAGGTATTTATAGccagagaaagaaaaatcttCTCGCTTGGTCTTCTTGCCTATGGGACAGCCAGGTAACATTTGCATTGTCCAATGAGGGAGACCTGTATGGTATTCAAAATCCTATTTGAGGCTCACTCCCCACCCTTTACTGGCTCTTTCACACTTACTTAACCCGAgcagtcagaaaaaaaaaaaaattatcaggGGAAATTCATATCATTCACTCATGTTTTACTGTGAATGTTTCTGCCTCTtccagtgaaaaaaataatcaacatcACCCTCTGAATGTTATTATAGAGTAGTCAACCAGTCAACTACTTGTCAACTAGTCGTCATTACAACCCCTTGTAGGCACTTTGGTGATATCTCCATCAACTGCAGAAGTAGTGAAAAAGGCGGAGCGTGGCAAAGTTTGTGTGGAACACATCCTGAACACATAAAACAACCTCCAAGTGCAGATgtccaaaaagcaacaacaaaagtgtCAACAACTGGAAGTGACAATGTGTTACATGCCCTTTAGTTGGCCTAAATTGAATCTAATGGTAGCTAGTCTGAAGTTCAAGTAAAATGTGACTGGAGGTTTACTGTTACCTGTTATCACTGTTTAcataacaaatattttaaaaagttaatATAGTTCGTTATCCTTAATATGTtatgaacaaaacataaaaaaaattgaatgatCAGTTGTCATGTATTATattaggacaaaaaaaagtatgagttttggttttgaaaataaaatgcttaaaaagtaTTCAGGATGATATCGGATAAAAATTGTATGGTAATGCCCATCAGTACAGctttgaaacaaaaatctgcATAAATGTTGCTTGATTGTCTATGGAGGAAAATAACAATCATTAATTGtaatttttcttaaaaattattttattgggAATTTTCCTTTTAACCGCTGTTTCGAACCTGTTATCGTATTAAACAAGACTTCCTAAAGTTGACACCGTAATGTTCTTCTAGTTGAGACGGAATCAACAGCACCTCTGCTGGTGAAAGCTAATTAGTACATATCCATTTTGACCCAGTTATTTAGACACAAGAATCAACTTCACAATACGTGACAATTATTACGCCAATGCCTAATTGTTAAAAAATTCCgcgttttcttgttttgtaaaatgtaCCCCAGACTGCACCAAAGCTCTACTTCTCTCTCTCAACTGTCTAGTGGTTGACTAAACTAGAAAATCGGCTCCCCAAATTCAAACAATGCTGATTTGACAATCAGTACCTTACCTCTTGCTTGCGTTCATCGTAGCAAGAGCTTTTTAAGTCAGTTCCCCTCGCGTAACCCTCAGTTCATCGTGCCTTAGGCTGACAGGCTGTTGCTATTAGCTTCAGCCTTTATATAGACAAGGGTGAGAGGGTGTGTGTGGTATAAAGTGGCCGCCATGGGTATGTTTGAATGCTTGACTTGGAGAATAGTGTCCTGGGGCTAAGCGCTCTGATTTGAAATGCTTTTCTTCAATATACAATAAATCATATCTATTGTATCTAGTTAAATAAGCAATTTAAGTAGTCATAAAAGAGTCTCTGGGGACAAATCtgaccaaaaacaaatatacaataaataaaaactgtgttaataataataataataataatattacaaAACTATAATAAATttgtacattaaaaaaagtcatagtCCAATAGATGAGAAACCCATTTGATTGAGTGCTTATCAACACCATAAGGTGACTTGCAAAAAGCATTACTAAGCttcacattcatttatttttatttgcaaatttaaACACCAAAAAGTTAATAATTGTATGTCTTTCATTGAGTAATAGCAACTGTGTGAACAACAAGCATGGGTGGGCTTTACTAAGGGGAACACCCTAACTTAGCTAAGAGAATCTGTGGTATTATCACCCTTGGGTGGCAGCAAAGGGAAATTACCTCCGTGAGTGACTGAAAGATGGTAAAAGAGGGTTTAAACATAACTGAACCTATTGAAGTAGTGAGGTGTTTTTTAGGCACAAATGGCAGTGCCAATCTAATGACATCAACCCCATAGACATattgggggcgggggggtcatCAGCAAGAGGTTTGTGCCGAGTTAGCAGTAGGTTTTATATTTAGCTGCaaggagaggaggagaggaggagatGGGGTCCAACGGTGTTGGTTGTCATAACACCTCTCCCTTCTGACGACTTAACCCTAGACTAGACCGAGCGGTCTCTGAATGTTTTTAACGCTAAGATTGGGGGCAAGGGGTGAACATTGGATAATCCCGTCGACTCCATAACAATGCGCCTGCTCGAGAGGTTTTTCCCTCCACGAGATGTGGATGGCAAGTCTGAATCTGCAACTATGCGCACACGTGTCCACTCTCCGGGGGTCGGCTGGCAGTTAAAATAAGCAATTGGCCAGAAGTGAAGGAATGAGACAGGGGCAGCCAGCAAGGGTGGGACGGGGTGGTTGGATGAGGtaaaggaggaagagggaggGGCTGCCAGAGCACCAAGCATGGGGCAGACGGATTTATTTCCACAGCTGAGTGTAGCAACTCTCCTCTTGGGCTCACAGTGGTTCTTCTGGGCTTGACACTTGGGTGGTGGGGAGAAGGGAATAAAGTGAGTCCAGAAGGCGGACGGTTGACATGGATGCCCTCGCGCTTGAGGCTGCCATTggtaaaaagccagcaaacgGGGCAGCGGCTGCACCTGTACTGGCCCCGGCACCGGTCAAACGTAAACCTGCTAAAAAAGCTAAAAaggctgttgttttctttgaggTGGAGATACTTGATGCCAAGACCAAGGACAAGCTCTGCTTCCTGGACAAGGTGAGCAACAACATCGTTAGCTATTTTCACAACACTCATGTTACACTCTGCAGACATCATTGTTTGCATGGCTTGTGGGTGTGAATGCTTTTTgcacacaaatgaaacaaactgaGGTGGTCTAATGTAATATGAAATATCCCACTGTAGAACGTACTGAAGCTGCCCTAGTTGACGTCCAAGAATGTACAACTGTAAATCTACACTTTCACACATGACCCAACTTTGCCTGCTTAGTGGTCTGGTCACAATGTTGAAAGAGTCCATGTACAGTTGGTCTTTAGTTTAGGCTATAGCACCAATGTAACCCAAATTCCTATTGAGCCGCCCATTCAAATCGTAATTTCCTTAATTTTACCGAAACAATGCTCAAACTTTGTAGGAACATTTTATGGAgggccattttcttttcacgaCTTTGCCATAAGGCAGAAAGCAAGTCCCACAAAGGCTTGTTTGGATAAGCGTGCTGAGGACCAAGTTGAGCATCTTCACTTCAAGTCAATCAAAAACCTTTCGGATGAACTAGGACAAAGGTGATGAGCCATTAGAGCACAGTTGTGGGCTGCACATTTTAGAAGTTTCCCTCCTtcgattcaaatgatcagctctgCAGTTGACTGATAATAATCCCCAATcggttttatttaaaatactgTAGGCCCCTGGATTCCCTGCCTATATCAACCTCTCACCATCATAAACCTTAAGGTTATATACAGGCAATTGTTAAAGTAATGTTTAAAGTTCTAAACTATcacacaaatatacaaaaataattgatgaCCTCTAGAACAGGACTGATGAACTGTGACGTCTCAGAAGTGACGAGAGGAAGGATGGCTGAAAGCATTAGAATTTTCATCAATTGCATTATTAGCAAATTATTATCTTTGATGGCACATGGTCATCACATTGACAACAATGAGGTCTCTGCATGTGTCTCTGAGGTGAGGTGAGTCGCTTCACGTGACCTTGTTACCCGCTAAGCCGAGCCTTTTATGCAGTGTacattccatttttatttgattaaatatGGAGATAAAAGTTTGTATCGAACAGACCAGATTACGTTAAATCAATCGGCACGACTGATTCTGAGGACGCTGCGCAGATCCAGTCGACATGGATGATAAAATCGATCTAAAATCAGCTTTTATCCTTGCCTGATTTGAGTTCTCAATATGAGGTTTGTAAATCAGTATTGTTCTGGTGTGTACAGTTACATTCGCTGTTTACAACTGCCTTCGCTGTCACTTAGGGCTGGCTGGCCTCATGCAAGCTTTCTCTAGTTTCCCAAACTACAGTGTTGCTTAGTAAAATTTCCATCTGCAGGCAAACTATTTTGCCACTGTATAATTATTTCAGTTAGTgatttgatttgcaaattttccTTCCACAATCGAATAGGCACTTTAGAGCCATTTTCACAGCTTGTCGAGTAATGGCCACGTGTCCCAATAGCTTTGTCCATCGAGTGTATGCCAGATATAGAAAGGACGGTGTTGCAGTGGTAAgggattttttctttaaatggtTTATCGTGTCTAGTCAGGGTTTATATAGGACAAAGCTGTGATCTGAGCACCTAATGAGGCCCAGATAGTTGTGGGGGTTTTATGCATGTAATTCTAAAGAGGCAGGTTCTTCTTTTTAAGTGTTGTGATCTCACTGTAAATGCCACATGGTCTCCTAAATGACATGGAAAGAAGTGAAGCTTATCAGTCTTTCAAAGCCAGGCTAGAGTCTATTAATGAAATTACTCTACTAGTTTATCatcatggaaaaacaaacacagagtACCTGATGATAGGTTTAATGCTCAAATGAGTTCGACTTCCCATAGATTGGCAATTGGCAAAAGACCTTGATAGTAAAGATAGAATACTGAATGAAGCGTCACATAGACCCCCCAGGAACATCTGTAGTATCTCTAATGGCatgtaataaataatgatCATGAATAATATTCCATGATGgttgaaaatgtttcactatgtattggaaaaaaatctgtgcaAGACAGCTCCAAACTGATCCGATTGAAGTGTATCTGGATACTATGTGTTGTTGTCGTTTATTGTTTGCTTACATATTTCTTCTTCTAGAATATGCCATTAGTATGTccactttgtccacaatttgtgtgtgttatgtaTTGGGGTTCAAATTTCGTACCAAGCTGACAGCAACCAGCCCGGCACAACAGCGCACGCTTTGGCTGTGGCCGTAGGATCCTTGAAACCCGAATACCAGCTGTCGGATTGCTCACATCCACGGGTGTGTGTGGGCACAGCCAGAGCTAAATTTACCGCTAATCACCGTCATGAATGGAAAACTGGGTTGTTGTCTGTTCCTCTGTATGTTTCCGTCAATTTATTTGTCATGTTGTTATTTGTAGGTGGAACCAAATGCCACCATCGGAGAAATCAAGTCTATGTTCCACAAGAGCCGTAAGTGTTGTCGCGATGGTCTCATCCTAATTAAGTATACATCCTAATTAAGAGCAAGCAAATGTTCacactgtctgtctgtttcaGATCCTCAGTGGTACCCAGCCAGACAGTCCATTCGCCTTGACCCCAGTAAGTGGTTTTTGGTTTCATTAAAGTTTTTTCGTTGACATCTACTGTGAACCATCTCAACATTTTTTgtaatagttttatttttcacattgaCAATAAACACATTCAAGTTATTCAAAGTATTCTGTGGCATCTgtactcactcactcacacagctatccaaatgaaatgcaaagcGTTGTTGATGGCTTTCAACGGTTTATTTGGAACTCCCCTTTGACGTTTACTGTAAAACTGACTCATAAAACAAGGTCACAACCAATTACTCCTCATTTTCAGAAATTGGTGAAGTGTTGTGACCTGAGatctggcaactgtgatgtcattttcagtcaacagcaagtgTCAAAATGGCCGTCCCATGAGATGGCTAAAAACAGGGGcattttgcctgtttaattcatattcctcAAACGAAACATGATTCACAATACTGTGCCTCAACTAGTTTGGTGCACAGAATATGATCACAAAGAATtttggggttgacttcccctttaacacACAAGACTACATAACTTTAAATTCAGACTTGTATGTGTAATGTAAAAACCATAAATGATCGTTGAACAATGAACCATGATACAGCGGGGGAACACTATATTTCACTGACTATGTTTATTTGTGTTCCAGAGGGGAAATCTCTAAAAGATGAGGATGTTCTGCAACAGCTTCCTGTGGGAACCACGGCAACCTTTTACTTCCGAGACCTGGGGGCTCAAATCAGCTGGGTCACTGTAAGTACAGGTTGACACGCGTGCACCCACACACAGTATTTTTTAGGTCATTTAATATTCCAGTGCAGTTGAGCAATGATATTACAATTCGTGTTTTTCTTCTACTTGGAGTTGTTTGCTGGGCCACGCCCTTTAAATACACGCATTGTCATTGGTACTGTGATCATTTGCTTCTCGTGACTTTCAGGTCTTCCTGACAGAGTACACCGGACCTCTCGTCATCTACCTGATGTTCTACTTCAGGGTCCCATTCATCTATGCTCCTAAATATGATTTCACCACCAGTAAACACTGGGTTGTTCAGTAAGTGACAAAATCTGCTCCATTAAACAAATCCGCTTGACTAGCCATGGACTTACTCAGCCTTTGTGAACATGTTATGAGTCTTTCTGATTTTCATGACACACAAGGCCATGAGCCtacatttgctttttattcaGCAGCTAATCCagagcttttgcttttcccAGTTTGGCCTGCATGTGCCACTCTTTCCACTACGTCAAGAGGCTGCTGGAGACACTGTTTGTCCATCGCTTCTCTCACGGAACCATGCCATTGCGCAACATCTTCAAGGTGAGACTGATGGCTATTTGAGTGCAGTCAGTCTTCTTCTCAAATGATGTAAATATTGAGGCACATGTTTTTGTAGATTCTTAGAGAAGTGTATGTTTTTCAGAATTGTACATACTACTGGGGCTTTGCAGCATGGATGGCTTATTACATCAATCATCCACTATATACGCCACCAAGTGAGTGCATGAACATACTGTAATACTCTCCCAGACATAAATGTCTCCTCTGAACTTCATTTCCAAttgtttgtgtgaattattgtTACAGTTTATGGCGAGcaacaaatcaaaatggccCTCATCTTATTCCTGGTAAGAATCCTTCCACACAGCGTATGATATCAGTTACAAGGGACAAGTTTCTGACCGCAGTCATTCTCTTTCCCAGTTCTGTCAAATTGGTAACTTTTCCATCCACATTGCGCTCCGCAACCTCCGTCCACCAGGTATGTATGTGCACTGTCATTGCAACAgtggaattatttttttttctttcaacaatTGTACTGTTTTGAACTtctgaaaaaaggaaaaatattttaatttatttaaaaattatttcattcatcGATCTGTATTTAACTTGGAAAATCACATTCAACATATTGAGATAGAATTAAAAGGTGTCCTATGAAATTGTATAGCAGAATAATATTTGAGGCAAATgtacaaacattttattgatcTACAAAATATATCTATCTATGATATTTCACTATACTTAGGCTCCAAGACCAGAAAGATACCATATCCAACAAAGAATCCCTTTACCTGGATCTTCCTGCTGGTCTCCTGCCCCAACTACACTTACGAGGTTATTTTTGTTcactcttgttttttgtgatgCTCAAATCTGAGTCTGGTATAAtctaaaatgcttaaaaataaCTGTCATAGCTAGTGAAGAATCATCTTTATACTTCATATCAACATTCCTCATCTCGTTGCAGTTGGGCTCTTGGCTCGGCTTCACACTGATGACTCAGTGTCTGCCTGTGGCCTTCTTCACCTTGGTGGGTTTCATTCAGATGACCGTGTGGGCCAAGGGAAAGCATCGCAGCTACCTGAAAGAATTCCGTGATTACCCTCCTCTCCGATCACCCATCCTGCCCTTTGTCCTGTAGTCGGTGGCTCCTTCTTCTTAATCAGCTTTCATTGAGGGTAGCAATCTCATCATCTCCCTTTATTTCGCCTCTACTTGTCCACTGGAATTACACTGACTGAAAACATGCTCGCGTGCTGCTTGCATGTTTATCGCTATTTTGATAAGTGTTTAACACATCTCTAGCTTTGTTTCGTTTCACACACTCAACAACCTAACCAATTTTGACTGGTTCTGTGAATTATTTGTGCAACTGACATACACCATACAGATCATACAGGTCtggtttatgttttgatgTTCGGGAATTTATTAATAGTTGTTCACATCCCTTCATCTGAAAAGGtaatttattaataaaaaatgaaccAAACCTGTGGCTGGTTTTGTTGATTCAGTTTCTACCTGGTGCtagaaaacatttgacaaaattaaatgcGATAAGCATGTCCTCCTCATTAGAAAAATTAGTAAAGCTGCACAATGTTTTGCAACATAGAAGTAATGGGGGCCGCCCCATTTTATGAagaaaaatttaatttgagaATATTTAGAAGCACATTGATTAATTGGCTATTCTTTactaaatacatttgttttatttagttgCCAAGTCAGAATTTGACAGGAATGGATCAAAGGTGTAAAATCCAGGGCTACAAGAAAGCAAGAGGGTTTGGGGGACAACCTCTACATGAGAAAATACAGTGAGTGAGCTAGAGGGTGAACATAAAGCATGAGCAGCTCAATATAGAGCTGCATGAAGtcacccccccctcacccaaaaaaaaaagcctagaCTGTAATCTGTAATTTAGCAGCACTGTTTAATGTGAACAGTGTAAGGTATATACAGAGACGAGGGAACCGATGTGCTTGATTATGCAGCTTCAGCATTGACCTCAattctcttcttcctcagcTGGAGCCTCCTCTCCCTCTCATATTCCTTCATCCGCATCACATAGCTAga
This window harbors:
- the tecrb gene encoding trans-2,3-enoyl-CoA reductase b isoform X1; this translates as MDALALEAAIGKKPANGAAAAPVLAPAPVKRKPAKKAKKAVVFFEVEILDAKTKDKLCFLDKVEPNATIGEIKSMFHKSHPQWYPARQSIRLDPKGKSLKDEDVLQQLPVGTTATFYFRDLGAQISWVTVFLTEYTGPLVIYLMFYFRVPFIYAPKYDFTTSKHWVVHLACMCHSFHYVKRLLETLFVHRFSHGTMPLRNIFKNCTYYWGFAAWMAYYINHPLYTPPIYGEQQIKMALILFLFCQIGNFSIHIALRNLRPPGSKTRKIPYPTKNPFTWIFLLVSCPNYTYELGSWLGFTLMTQCLPVAFFTLVGFIQMTVWAKGKHRSYLKEFRDYPPLRSPILPFVL
- the tecrb gene encoding trans-2,3-enoyl-CoA reductase b isoform X3, which codes for MKHYEVEILDAKTKDKLCFLDKVEPNATIGEIKSMFHKSHPQWYPARQSIRLDPKGKSLKDEDVLQQLPVGTTATFYFRDLGAQISWVTVFLTEYTGPLVIYLMFYFRVPFIYAPKYDFTTSKHWVVHLACMCHSFHYVKRLLETLFVHRFSHGTMPLRNIFKNCTYYWGFAAWMAYYINHPLYTPPIYGEQQIKMALILFLFCQIGNFSIHIALRNLRPPGSKTRKIPYPTKNPFTWIFLLVSCPNYTYELGSWLGFTLMTQCLPVAFFTLVGFIQMTVWAKGKHRSYLKEFRDYPPLRSPILPFVL
- the tecrb gene encoding trans-2,3-enoyl-CoA reductase b isoform X2; this encodes MPSRLRLPLVEILDAKTKDKLCFLDKVEPNATIGEIKSMFHKSHPQWYPARQSIRLDPKGKSLKDEDVLQQLPVGTTATFYFRDLGAQISWVTVFLTEYTGPLVIYLMFYFRVPFIYAPKYDFTTSKHWVVHLACMCHSFHYVKRLLETLFVHRFSHGTMPLRNIFKNCTYYWGFAAWMAYYINHPLYTPPIYGEQQIKMALILFLFCQIGNFSIHIALRNLRPPGSKTRKIPYPTKNPFTWIFLLVSCPNYTYELGSWLGFTLMTQCLPVAFFTLVGFIQMTVWAKGKHRSYLKEFRDYPPLRSPILPFVL